GCCCGGACATCTCGATGTTCAACGGCGGCGCGCAGATGCGGGACCGGGTCTCCTCTCTGCTGCCGCTGGACGACAAGGTCGGTGACCTGAAAGACCGGCTGGTCGGCTGGGACGCGTTCCGCAAGGACAGTGCGACGTACGCCGTGCCGGTCACCCTGCAAGGCTTCCCCTTCTACTACAACAAGGCCGTCTACAAGAAGGCCGGCCTCGATCCGGAGACGCCGCCGAAGACCCTGACCGAGCTGCAGACGACCTGCGCGGCGATCAAGAAGTCCGGCAACGCCTGCTTCAACCTCGGCAACAAGGAAGGCCTCGGCATCGAGTTCTTCCTGTCCGGCTTCGGCCCCGGCGTGTTCAGCCCGGCGCAGTACGACGCCTGGCTGGCCGGCAAGCGGGACTGGAAGTCACCCGAGGTCAAGCAGATCTTCGATCTGTGGAAGAAGACGAACGACGAGGGCTGGTACAACAAGGGCGTCAACTCGACCGCCATGTTCATGGACCAGTTCACGATGTTCTCCGGCGGCAAGGGCGGCAACGTGATCGGGCTGATCTCCGACACCGCGCACTGGAAGTCGTTCGACGAGTTCCTCGGCCCGGATCTCGGCGTCTACAAGCCGCCGGTGTCGAACCCGGCGAACGTCACCTCGACCTTCCTGCCCGCGGAGGGCGGCATCGGGTACGGCGTGATGAAGTGGACGAAGGACCCCGCGCTCGCGGTCGACCTGGTGAAGAGCCTCGCGAGCACGGACGCCGAGAAGTCGTTCTTCGAGAAGGCCGGCGCGATCGCCGCCGATAAGACCGTCGACACCAAGTCGGTCGATGTGAAGGCGGCCGGCGAGATCGTGTCCTGGTTGCCGGACAGTAAGCCGCTGCTGCACACCGCGCTGTCGGCGAAGACGCTGGACCTCATGCACCGGCTCTCCCAGCAACTGATCAGCGGTGACGTAACAGTCGACCAGGTGCTGACTCAGCTGGCGGCGTCGGACAAGTGAGCGGGTCCGGAGAGCAGACCATGGTGCAGCCGGCCACGGCACGACGCAGTACGACGGCAGTTCGCCGGCGGCACCTCGGCGAGCACCAGATCGCGGCGCTGGTGCTGGTGACGCCGGCGTTGCTGATCATCGTCGGGCTGCGGATCGTGCCGCTCGTCCTCGGTGCGCAGTACTCGCTCACCGGGGACGGCGACCGCAACGGCCTGTTCGTTGGGCTGGCCAACTACCGCACGCTGCTGGACGATCCGGTGTTCCGGACCGCGGTCAGGAACGTCGGCCTGTTGTTCCTGGCGCTGCCGGTCGCCGTCGCCGTACCCGGGCTGCTGGCAACGTTCTTGTTCCTGAAGGTCCCCGGCCATCGGTTCTACCGCAGCGTGTACTTCTTCCCGGTGGTGCTGTCGCCGGTGATCATCGGCGCCATCTTCAACATCCTGCTGTCGTTCGACGGGCCGCTGAACCAGTTGCTCGGCAAGGCCGGTCTCGCGCCGGTCGACTGGCTGGGCAACTCGCACGTCGCGATCCTGTCGGTGATCGGCGTGCACATCTGGGCGACGTTCGGGATGGCGCTGGTGATCTTCATGGCGGGGTTCTCCACGCTGGACCAGTCGTTGCTCGACGCCGCGCGGTGCGACGGCGCGACGCTGCCGCAGACCGTCTGGCACGTGGTGATCCCGGAGCTCAGCCGGACGATCCAGTTCGTCTTCGTCACCACGATGATCGGGATGCTGACCGGGATGTTCGGCCTGGTCTACGTGATGACCGCGGGCGGGCCGGGCGGTGCGACGTACCTGCCGGAGTTCTACATCTGGGTCACCCAGGGCCAGATGAACAGCCCGGCGCTGGCCTCGGCCGCGTCGATGGTGCTGTTCGTGCTGATGCTGCTGGTCGGGCTCGCGCAGATCCGGCTGATCAAGCGCGCCACCAAGGAGGTGTGAGCGATGCGCGAGCGTGGATTCGGCCGCTGGGTCGTCGCGATCCCGATGTGCCTGCTGGCACTGGCCACGATCTATCCGATGGTGTTCACGCTGAATGTGGCGATGAAGTCGCGCCGTGAGTACGTCCTGGACCGCTTCTCGCTGGCCGATCACCTGACCGCCGCGAACATCGCCGACGCCTGGAACTCCTCCGGTCTCGGCCGCTACACGTTCAACTCGGTGGTGGTCACCGCAGGCTCGGTCGCGCTGTTGCTGCTGCTCGGATCGATGGCCGGGTACGCGTTCAGCCAGTTGACGTTCCGCGGGCGCAAGTGGCTGTTCCTGGTCTGCCTGGGTGCGTTGATGATTCCGTTCCAGGTGATCATGGTGCCGTTCTTCCGGGTGCTCGGTCAGATCCACCTGCTCGACACGCACGTGGGGCTGATCCTCGCCTACACCGGCCAGTTCCTGCCGTTCACGATCTTCCTGATGACGAGCTTCTACTCGCGCATCCCGGCCGAGATCGTCGAGGCCGCGCGGGTCGACGGCAGTACGACGCTCGGCGTGTACCGGCGGATCATGCTGCCGCTCGGACGTCCGGCGCTGCTCTCGGTCGGGATCCTCAACGCCTTGTTCTGCTGGAACGACGTCCTGATCTCGCTGCTGGTGATGCAGTCCGAGCAGCACCGCACCCTGATGGTCGGTGTCACCGCGTTGCGCGGTCAGTACTCCGACAACATCCCGCTCTTCGCCGGCGGAGTGCTCGTCGCGGCCCTGCCCGTGATCGCGATCTACCTGTTCTTCCAGCGCCAGATCACCGACGGCGTCACCGCCGGCTCGACCAAGGGATAGCCAGATGCGCATCACGGGATATCGCACCCTCACCACGGTGCACGACTGGGGCAGACCGATCGGTGATGCCAACGGAGCGGTCGGGTCGGGCAAGACGTCGGTACCGGTCGTCGTACTGACCACCGACGTCGGCCTGGAAGGGATCGGGCTCGGCTCGCACGAGGGCATCGACACGCTCTTCCCCGCTCTGGACGGCCAGGACCCGCGCGCGGTGGTGGCGCTGTACGACCGGATGCTCGCGTGGGTGTTCAAGCGCGGTCATACCGGCGCCGTGTTCGGTGCCATCGGGGCGCTCGACATGGCGCTGTGGGACCTCAAGGCGAAGGCGGTCGAACAGCCGTTGTGGCGGCTCCTCGGCGCCCGCGATCACGTCGTACCGGCGTACGCGTCCGGCCTCGACGGGCCACTGGCCGACGACGAACTGATCAGGCTGCACAAGCAGTTCGCGGAGCGTGGTCTGCAGGCGGCGAAGCTGAAGGGCGGGCTCGACGTGGCCGCGGACCTGCGCCGGCTCGACCTGCTGAGCGAGCTCTACCGGGACGAAACCGGGCAGGCGCCCGCGCTGATGCTCGACGCGAACGAGTCCTGGTCGCGCAAGGAAGCCGTCCGGCACATCCGGCGGATCGAGGAGCATGTCGACCTGGCCTGGGTCGAGGAACCCGTACGGCGCTGGGACGTCGACGGGCTCGGGATGGTGACGCGTTCGGTGAAGGCAGCGGTCGCGACCGGTGAGAACCTCACGGGACTCGAACAGTTCCGCCCGCTGCTGGCGGCCAACGCCGTGGATATCGTCCAGACCGGCAGCGTCTGGGGGATCACGCACTTCCTCCGGGTCTCCGCGTTGGCGCACGCGTTCGACCTGCCGATCAGCCCGGTGGGGTACGACGGCAATCCGCTCGGTCATGCGGCTGCCGTCGTACCGAACCATCTGTCGATCGAGATCCAGGACCTCGCAATGCCGGTCGGGATCAGTGCGGACCAGGAGATCGCCGACGGTCACCTCGTGCTGGGCGAGTCACCCGGCCTCGGATACGTGCTCGACGAGGACGCCGTCGCGCGGCTCGGTGAAGCAGGCAGCTGGGACGACGACGCCGGCCCGCACGTACGCCCCGATCGGGCCGGCCGTCGTTTGGTCGGCAAGCCCGCGATCAGGAACGGACGATGATGAAGTCCGCTGTCGTGACGGGCGCCGGTGGGTCCCTCGGCCGGGCGATCGCGCTCCGGCTGGCGAACGACGGGTACGGCGTCGCGCTGCTCGACCTGCCGGGTGAGGGCCTGGACTCGTCCGAGGCCGAACTGAAACCAACGGGACATCCGTACGTCGCGCTCCCGATCGACCTGCGCGACCTGGCAGCGCTCGTCCGGACACTGGCCGCGGCCGAGGACGCACTCGGCCCGCTCGACGTCCTGGTCAACAACGCCGCGATCTATCCCGCGACACCGTTTCTCGACATCTCGCTGGAGGAGTACGACGACGTTGTCGCGGTGAACCAACGCGCGTACTTCGTCGCCGCCCAGGCCGCCGCCGGTTCGATGCGGGAGCGGCGAGCGGGGTCGATCGTCAACATCGCTTCGATCACCTGGCACGGCGGATGGGAGAAGCTGGCGAGCTACGTCAGCACGAAGGGCGCCGCGGTCGCGCTCACCCGTGCCCTTGCGCGGGAACTCGGCCCCGAAGGCATCCGCGTCAACGCGGTGTCGCCGGGCGCGTTCCCGACGAAGGCGGAGACGATCCACGAGAATCCCGAGGCCTACAACGCGTTCGTGATCGACCACCAGTCGATCAAGCGCCGCGGTACGCCGGCCGAAATCGCGTCGGTGGTGTCCTTCCTGGTCGGCCCGGACGCGTCCTTCCTCACCGGCCAGACCCTCAACGTCGACGGCGGCTGGGTGATGGGGTGAACATCTTCGGAGACGAGTTGTCCCTCGCGGCCCTGCGGGAGCGGACCGGTGATCTGGCGAGTGTCGCCGGCGTTCGTGAAGTTGAACTGAGCAACGGTGTCGAGCGTGGTGTGCGGGCGGTTCAGTTGCGGAGTGCCGCCGGGCTCGAGGTCGAGGTGCTCGTGGATCGTGCCCTCGACTTGGGGTCCGCACGGTTTCGCGGCGTACCGTTCGGCTGGCGGTCGGGGAACGGGTTCCGTCATCCGGGTCTGCACGAGAACAACGACGAAGGCGGTCTGTCCTGGCTGCGAGCGCTCGACGGTTTGCTCGTATCCGGAGGCCTCGACCACACGCTGTTCGGCAATGAGGTCGACGCCGGTCACTACCGTTATCCACCGAAGCAGTCCGTGGCGCACGGTCTGCACGGCCGGCTCACCGCGATCCCGGGCAGGCTGCTCGAGGCAGGCGAGGTCTGGGACGGCGACCGGTGCACTCTGCGGGTGCGCGGCGAGGTCGTGCAGGCGACGTCGTTCGGTGAACACCTGCGGCTGACCCGAACGATCGAGGTCGATTTCGACGGCCTCGAGCTCCGTCTGTACGACGTCGTCGACAACCTCGGGTACGAGCGCACGCCGCACATGTTCCTGTACCACTTGAACTTCGGCTGGCCGGTGATCGACGCCGGCACCGAGTTCGTCGCCCCGATCGCCGAGACGACCTGGCGCAGCGACTCCGTGGCCCAACAGGGCGTCTCGTACCGCGTCCAGCCGGACCCGAAGCCCGGGTTCGTGGAGCAGGTGTACGAGCATCGCCTGGTTCCCGACTCCGACGGCCGGCATCGTGTCGCGCTGATCCGCGGCGACAGCACCCTCGGCGTCGAGGTGACCTGGGACGCGGCCGCGATGCCGTGCTTCTTCGAGTGGCAGAACCTCCGCAGCGGCCAGTACGCCGTCGGCCTCGAACCGTCGACCCATCACGTCACGGGAAACGCGGCCGCGCGCGAGGACGGCACGATGACCTGGCTCGAGCACGGCGAGTCCCGGGCGTACCGCACGACGATCCGGGTGCTCGACGGAGCCGAGGCCACCACCGCTGCCCGGGACGCGATCCGCCGCGTCGCCGGCCAGCCCGACTGACGACCTCTGGAGAAACTGTGAGCATTCTCGACGGGTACCGCGTACTCGACTGCTCGATCGCGATGGCCGGACCCTTCGCCGCCCAGCGGCTCGGCGACCTCGGCGCCGATGTCGTCAAGGTCGAGCCGGTGACCGGTGAATGGCAGCGGCACGCCGCGGCCGGGGGCGCGAAGGGCAACGCGATCAACGTGTCGTTCCTGTCCCTGAACCGCAACAAGCGCTCGCTGGCCGTCGACC
This Kribbella sp. NBC_00482 DNA region includes the following protein-coding sequences:
- a CDS encoding carbohydrate ABC transporter permease, producing the protein MVQPATARRSTTAVRRRHLGEHQIAALVLVTPALLIIVGLRIVPLVLGAQYSLTGDGDRNGLFVGLANYRTLLDDPVFRTAVRNVGLLFLALPVAVAVPGLLATFLFLKVPGHRFYRSVYFFPVVLSPVIIGAIFNILLSFDGPLNQLLGKAGLAPVDWLGNSHVAILSVIGVHIWATFGMALVIFMAGFSTLDQSLLDAARCDGATLPQTVWHVVIPELSRTIQFVFVTTMIGMLTGMFGLVYVMTAGGPGGATYLPEFYIWVTQGQMNSPALASAASMVLFVLMLLVGLAQIRLIKRATKEV
- a CDS encoding aldose 1-epimerase family protein, whose translation is MNIFGDELSLAALRERTGDLASVAGVREVELSNGVERGVRAVQLRSAAGLEVEVLVDRALDLGSARFRGVPFGWRSGNGFRHPGLHENNDEGGLSWLRALDGLLVSGGLDHTLFGNEVDAGHYRYPPKQSVAHGLHGRLTAIPGRLLEAGEVWDGDRCTLRVRGEVVQATSFGEHLRLTRTIEVDFDGLELRLYDVVDNLGYERTPHMFLYHLNFGWPVIDAGTEFVAPIAETTWRSDSVAQQGVSYRVQPDPKPGFVEQVYEHRLVPDSDGRHRVALIRGDSTLGVEVTWDAAAMPCFFEWQNLRSGQYAVGLEPSTHHVTGNAAAREDGTMTWLEHGESRAYRTTIRVLDGAEATTAARDAIRRVAGQPD
- a CDS encoding SDR family NAD(P)-dependent oxidoreductase produces the protein MMKSAVVTGAGGSLGRAIALRLANDGYGVALLDLPGEGLDSSEAELKPTGHPYVALPIDLRDLAALVRTLAAAEDALGPLDVLVNNAAIYPATPFLDISLEEYDDVVAVNQRAYFVAAQAAAGSMRERRAGSIVNIASITWHGGWEKLASYVSTKGAAVALTRALARELGPEGIRVNAVSPGAFPTKAETIHENPEAYNAFVIDHQSIKRRGTPAEIASVVSFLVGPDASFLTGQTLNVDGGWVMG
- a CDS encoding mandelate racemase/muconate lactonizing enzyme family protein, producing MRITGYRTLTTVHDWGRPIGDANGAVGSGKTSVPVVVLTTDVGLEGIGLGSHEGIDTLFPALDGQDPRAVVALYDRMLAWVFKRGHTGAVFGAIGALDMALWDLKAKAVEQPLWRLLGARDHVVPAYASGLDGPLADDELIRLHKQFAERGLQAAKLKGGLDVAADLRRLDLLSELYRDETGQAPALMLDANESWSRKEAVRHIRRIEEHVDLAWVEEPVRRWDVDGLGMVTRSVKAAVATGENLTGLEQFRPLLAANAVDIVQTGSVWGITHFLRVSALAHAFDLPISPVGYDGNPLGHAAAVVPNHLSIEIQDLAMPVGISADQEIADGHLVLGESPGLGYVLDEDAVARLGEAGSWDDDAGPHVRPDRAGRRLVGKPAIRNGR
- a CDS encoding carbohydrate ABC transporter permease, translated to MRERGFGRWVVAIPMCLLALATIYPMVFTLNVAMKSRREYVLDRFSLADHLTAANIADAWNSSGLGRYTFNSVVVTAGSVALLLLLGSMAGYAFSQLTFRGRKWLFLVCLGALMIPFQVIMVPFFRVLGQIHLLDTHVGLILAYTGQFLPFTIFLMTSFYSRIPAEIVEAARVDGSTTLGVYRRIMLPLGRPALLSVGILNALFCWNDVLISLLVMQSEQHRTLMVGVTALRGQYSDNIPLFAGGVLVAALPVIAIYLFFQRQITDGVTAGSTKG
- a CDS encoding ABC transporter substrate-binding protein, with the translated sequence MMPTASGPTTRGIRSPRRGWFAAALVPALALVSAACGAAAPQTQSGGGASAGGGKLVVWDWHSGDATTKEYYAKAKSDFEAKHPGVQVEFVAQPYDQYYTLLGTAIQAGKGPDISMFNGGAQMRDRVSSLLPLDDKVGDLKDRLVGWDAFRKDSATYAVPVTLQGFPFYYNKAVYKKAGLDPETPPKTLTELQTTCAAIKKSGNACFNLGNKEGLGIEFFLSGFGPGVFSPAQYDAWLAGKRDWKSPEVKQIFDLWKKTNDEGWYNKGVNSTAMFMDQFTMFSGGKGGNVIGLISDTAHWKSFDEFLGPDLGVYKPPVSNPANVTSTFLPAEGGIGYGVMKWTKDPALAVDLVKSLASTDAEKSFFEKAGAIAADKTVDTKSVDVKAAGEIVSWLPDSKPLLHTALSAKTLDLMHRLSQQLISGDVTVDQVLTQLAASDK